In the Pseudomonas sp. DTU_2021_1001937_2_SI_NGA_ILE_001 genome, one interval contains:
- the kdsA gene encoding 3-deoxy-8-phosphooctulonate synthase encodes MAQKIIRVGSIEIANDKPMVLFGGMNVLESRDLAMQICEEYVRVTEKLGIPYVFKASFDKANRSSINSYRGPGLEEGMRIFEEIKRTFNVPVITDVHEPHQAAPVAEVCDIIQLPAFLSRQTDLVVAMAKTGAVINIKKAQFLAPQEMKHILTKCEEAGNEQLILCERGSSFGYNNLVVDMLGFGIMKQFEYPVFFDVTHALQMPGGRADSAGGRRAQVLELAKAGLSQGLAGLFLEAHPDPDQAKCDGPCALRLNKLEPFLSQLQALDQLVKSFDPVETA; translated from the coding sequence ATGGCTCAGAAAATCATTCGCGTCGGCTCCATCGAGATCGCCAACGACAAGCCCATGGTGCTGTTCGGCGGCATGAACGTCCTCGAATCCCGTGACCTGGCCATGCAGATCTGCGAAGAGTACGTGAGGGTTACCGAGAAGCTCGGTATCCCTTACGTGTTCAAGGCCAGCTTCGACAAGGCCAATCGGTCGTCGATCAACTCGTACCGTGGCCCCGGCCTGGAAGAGGGCATGCGCATCTTCGAAGAGATCAAGCGCACCTTCAACGTGCCGGTGATCACCGACGTGCACGAGCCGCATCAGGCCGCTCCAGTGGCCGAAGTCTGCGACATCATCCAGCTGCCGGCCTTCCTGTCGCGGCAGACCGACCTGGTGGTGGCGATGGCCAAGACCGGTGCAGTGATCAACATCAAGAAGGCCCAGTTCCTCGCCCCCCAGGAAATGAAACACATCCTGACCAAGTGCGAGGAAGCGGGTAACGAGCAGCTGATTCTCTGCGAGCGCGGTTCGAGCTTCGGCTACAACAACCTGGTGGTGGACATGCTCGGCTTCGGCATCATGAAGCAGTTCGAATACCCGGTGTTCTTCGACGTCACCCATGCACTGCAGATGCCAGGTGGTCGTGCGGATTCCGCCGGCGGCCGCCGTGCCCAGGTTCTGGAGCTGGCCAAGGCCGGTCTGTCCCAGGGCCTGGCCGGGTTGTTCCTCGAGGCCCATCCGGACCCCGACCAGGCCAAGTGCGACGGCCCGTGCGCGTTGCGCCTGAACAAGCTCGAGCCTTTCCTGTCTCAGCTGCAGGCGCTGGACCAGCTGGTGAAAAGTTTTGACCCCGTTGAAACCGCGTAA
- the ispD gene encoding 2-C-methyl-D-erythritol 4-phosphate cytidylyltransferase: MHDSLPAFWAVIPAAGVGARMAADRPKQYLMLGALTILEHSLLCFLDHPRLKGLVISLAAEDPYWPTLPCALDSRIQRVEGGKERADSVLNALLHLHAQGASDDEWVLVHDAARPNLARSDLDNLLGELAHDPVGGLLAVPARDTLKRADAHGRVSETVDRSLIWQAYTPQMFRLGTLHRALADSLVANAAITDEASAIEWAGQAPRLVEGRSDNIKVTRPEDLEWLRQRRSFAQ, from the coding sequence ATGCACGACTCTCTTCCTGCCTTCTGGGCAGTCATTCCCGCTGCGGGCGTTGGTGCCCGAATGGCGGCGGATCGTCCCAAGCAATATCTGATGCTGGGCGCTCTCACCATTCTCGAACACAGCCTGCTGTGTTTTCTCGACCATCCCCGACTCAAAGGGCTGGTGATCAGCCTGGCCGCCGAAGACCCGTATTGGCCGACCCTGCCTTGCGCGCTGGATTCACGCATCCAGCGCGTCGAAGGTGGCAAGGAACGCGCCGACTCGGTGCTCAATGCGCTACTGCACCTGCACGCTCAAGGTGCCAGCGACGACGAGTGGGTCCTGGTGCACGACGCGGCACGCCCCAACCTGGCACGCAGTGACCTGGACAACCTGCTGGGTGAGCTGGCGCATGATCCGGTCGGTGGCCTGCTGGCGGTGCCGGCGCGCGACACCCTCAAGCGTGCCGATGCCCATGGGCGAGTATCGGAAACCGTGGATCGCAGCCTGATCTGGCAGGCCTATACACCGCAGATGTTTCGCCTGGGGACGCTGCACCGCGCCCTGGCCGACAGCCTGGTGGCCAACGCGGCGATCACCGACGAAGCCTCGGCCATCGAATGGGCCGGGCAAGCCCCGCGGCTGGTCGAAGGCCGCTCAGACAACATCAAGGTCACCCGCCCCGAAGACCTGGAATGGCTGCGCCAGCGCCGCTCCTTCGCTCAGTAG
- the tilS gene encoding tRNA lysidine(34) synthetase TilS, with protein sequence MNDTELHALLVGALSPALQAPALHVAFSGGLDSTVLLHLLVEQRSRRSLPPLHAIHVHHGLQPVADAWPEHCRAFCAALGVPLHVEYVTVHPQASLEQAARQARYAAFARLMGEGDCLLSAQHRDDQAETLLFRLLRGAGVRGLSAMSASRALGGGQLLRPLLGVARADLEGYAQRHGLNWVEDPSNQDLRHARNFLRGQVMPVLRSRWPQASASLARSAAHLSEAQQLLDELASADLAAAARTDAFPWLSLPTLALAPLAALSPARQRNALRHWLAAFSRLPDTDHWAGWEALRDAGPEAHPVWALADGQLHRAAGQLWWLSGDWLRPSAASVAGQSVVWPNLGQPLKLSGNGLLSFIGPAPVGAFEVRYRQGGECLEVPGRGRRDLKRLFNERGVPGFVRNRVPLLFQGGQLLAVANIHGLDGLGVGGGRLRWQPPAGDQCL encoded by the coding sequence ATGAACGACACCGAGCTGCATGCGTTACTGGTCGGGGCGCTGTCCCCGGCCTTGCAGGCGCCCGCCCTGCATGTCGCCTTCTCCGGAGGGCTGGACTCCACCGTCCTGCTGCACCTGTTGGTCGAACAGCGTTCGCGGCGATCTCTTCCTCCCCTTCATGCGATTCATGTCCATCACGGTCTGCAACCGGTAGCTGATGCGTGGCCTGAGCATTGCCGTGCGTTCTGCGCCGCGCTTGGTGTGCCTCTGCATGTCGAGTACGTCACCGTGCACCCGCAGGCGAGCCTGGAGCAGGCGGCTCGGCAGGCGCGTTATGCGGCTTTTGCACGTCTGATGGGCGAAGGCGACTGCCTGCTCAGTGCCCAGCATCGTGACGATCAGGCCGAAACCTTGCTGTTTCGCTTGCTGCGTGGTGCCGGTGTGCGCGGGTTGTCGGCCATGTCGGCCAGCCGCGCGCTAGGGGGCGGCCAGCTGTTACGGCCACTGCTGGGCGTGGCGCGCGCAGACCTGGAAGGCTATGCGCAGCGGCACGGCCTGAACTGGGTCGAAGATCCCAGCAATCAGGATCTGCGCCACGCACGCAATTTCCTGCGTGGGCAGGTCATGCCGGTGTTGCGTTCGCGCTGGCCGCAAGCGAGCGCCAGCCTGGCGCGCAGTGCCGCGCACCTGAGTGAAGCGCAGCAGTTGCTCGATGAACTCGCGAGCGCCGACCTGGCCGCTGCCGCCCGTACCGACGCATTCCCCTGGTTGAGCTTGCCGACCCTGGCCCTGGCGCCCCTGGCTGCCCTGTCGCCGGCCCGGCAGCGCAATGCCTTGCGCCATTGGCTGGCGGCCTTCAGCCGCTTGCCTGATACCGACCATTGGGCCGGATGGGAAGCGTTGCGCGATGCCGGCCCTGAGGCCCATCCGGTATGGGCGCTGGCCGATGGGCAGTTGCACCGCGCGGCGGGCCAGCTCTGGTGGTTGAGCGGTGACTGGCTGCGGCCTTCAGCGGCCAGCGTGGCTGGGCAGAGCGTGGTTTGGCCGAATCTCGGGCAGCCCCTCAAACTGTCGGGCAATGGCCTGCTGTCGTTCATTGGACCCGCGCCAGTCGGTGCCTTCGAAGTGCGCTATCGGCAGGGCGGAGAATGCCTGGAAGTGCCTGGGCGCGGCAGGCGCGACCTCAAGCGCCTGTTCAACGAGCGAGGCGTGCCGGGCTTCGTGCGTAACCGTGTACCGCTGCTTTTCCAGGGTGGGCAATTGCTCGCCGTGGCCAACATTCACGGGCTGGATGGCCTGGGTGTCGGGGGCGGGCGGTTGCGCTGGCAGCCGCCAGCAGGCGACCAATGTTTGTGA
- the ftsB gene encoding cell division protein FtsB — MSMRSPYWLFLVLLLLLAGLQYRLWVGNGSLAQVASLTKQIAEQRAENENLLERNRVLDAEVTELKKGLETVEERARHELGMVKDGETLYQLAR, encoded by the coding sequence ATCTCGATGCGCAGTCCCTATTGGTTGTTCCTCGTTCTGCTTCTGTTGCTGGCCGGCCTGCAGTACCGCCTTTGGGTGGGCAATGGCAGCCTGGCGCAAGTCGCCAGCCTGACCAAGCAGATTGCCGAACAGCGCGCTGAAAATGAAAACCTGCTGGAACGCAATCGGGTTCTCGACGCCGAGGTCACGGAACTCAAGAAGGGTCTGGAAACCGTCGAAGAGCGCGCCCGCCACGAGCTGGGCATGGTCAAGGACGGCGAAACCCTCTACCAATTGGCACGCTGA
- a CDS encoding CTP synthase, producing MTRYIFVTGGVVSSLGKGIASASLAAILEARGLKVTMLKLDPYINVDPGTMSPFQHGEVFVTHDGAETDLDLGHYERFIRTTMTQNNNFTTGRVYEHVLRKERRGDYLGATIQVIPHITDEIKRRIIKGAADADVALVEIGGTVGDIESQPFLEAIRQLRVEVGSKRAMLMHLTLVPYIATAGETKTKPTQHSVKELRSIGLQPDVLICRSDHPVDVSSRRKIALFTNVEERAVISLEDVDTIYKIPAVLHAQGLDDFVVERFGLQCGGADLSEWEKVVDAKLNPEHEVTIAMVGKYMELLDAYKSLIEAMSHAGITNRTKVNLRYIDSEDIENQGTGLLEGVDAILVPGGFGLRGVEGKITAVQYARENKVPYLGICLGMQVAVIEFARNVLGWKDANSTEFDRTGEHPVVGLITEWSDATGAVETRSESSDLGGTMRLGAQECLLEAGSQVHGCYASDVIVERHRHRYEVNNNLLPQLIEAGLRVSGRSGDGALVEVVEAPDHPWFVACQFHPEFTSTPRDGHPLFSGFVKAALAQHQKNA from the coding sequence ATGACGCGCTACATCTTCGTCACGGGCGGTGTTGTTTCTTCATTGGGGAAAGGCATTGCCTCGGCTTCATTGGCGGCCATCCTGGAGGCGAGGGGGCTCAAGGTCACCATGCTCAAGCTGGATCCGTACATCAACGTGGACCCGGGCACCATGAGCCCCTTCCAGCACGGTGAAGTGTTCGTCACCCACGACGGCGCCGAGACCGACCTGGACCTGGGTCACTACGAGCGGTTCATCCGCACCACGATGACCCAGAACAACAACTTCACCACCGGCCGCGTGTACGAGCACGTACTGCGCAAGGAGCGCCGTGGTGATTACCTGGGCGCCACCATCCAGGTCATTCCGCACATTACCGACGAGATCAAGCGTCGCATCATCAAGGGTGCGGCGGATGCCGACGTGGCCCTGGTCGAGATCGGCGGCACCGTGGGTGACATCGAGTCGCAACCGTTCCTCGAAGCCATTCGCCAGCTGCGTGTGGAAGTCGGTTCCAAGCGCGCGATGCTGATGCACCTGACCCTGGTCCCGTACATCGCCACTGCTGGCGAGACCAAGACCAAGCCGACCCAGCACTCGGTCAAGGAGCTGCGCTCCATCGGCCTGCAGCCTGACGTGCTGATCTGCCGTTCCGACCATCCGGTTGACGTTTCCTCGCGCCGCAAGATCGCGCTGTTCACCAACGTCGAAGAGCGTGCGGTGATTTCCCTGGAAGACGTCGACACCATCTACAAGATCCCGGCCGTGCTGCATGCCCAGGGTCTGGATGACTTCGTCGTCGAGCGCTTCGGCCTGCAATGCGGTGGCGCCGACCTGTCCGAGTGGGAAAAGGTCGTCGATGCCAAGCTCAACCCCGAGCACGAAGTGACCATCGCCATGGTCGGCAAGTACATGGAACTGCTCGACGCCTACAAGTCGCTGATCGAGGCCATGAGCCACGCCGGTATCACCAACCGTACCAAGGTGAACCTGCGCTACATCGACTCCGAAGACATCGAGAACCAGGGCACGGGCCTGCTCGAAGGCGTGGACGCCATCCTGGTTCCCGGCGGCTTCGGCCTGCGTGGCGTGGAAGGCAAGATCACTGCCGTGCAGTACGCCCGTGAGAACAAGGTGCCATACCTGGGCATCTGCCTGGGCATGCAGGTGGCGGTCATCGAGTTCGCCCGTAACGTGCTGGGCTGGAAAGACGCCAACTCCACCGAGTTCGACCGTACCGGCGAGCATCCGGTGGTCGGCCTGATCACCGAGTGGTCCGATGCCACCGGCGCCGTGGAAACCCGCAGCGAAAGTTCCGATCTGGGCGGCACCATGCGCCTGGGCGCTCAGGAGTGCCTGCTCGAAGCCGGCTCTCAGGTTCACGGCTGCTACGCCAGCGACGTGATCGTCGAGCGTCATCGCCATCGCTACGAGGTCAACAACAACCTGCTGCCGCAACTGATCGAAGCCGGTCTGCGCGTTTCCGGCCGTTCCGGCGACGGCGCGCTGGTCGAAGTGGTCGAGGCACCGGATCATCCATGGTTCGTGGCCTGCCAGTTCCACCCTGAGTTCACCTCGACACCGCGTGACGGTCATCCGCTGTTCAGCGGCTTCGTCAAGGCGGCGCTGGCTCAACATCAGAAGAACGCCTGA
- the eno gene encoding phosphopyruvate hydratase, producing MAKIVDIKGREVLDSRGNPTVEADVLLDNGIIGTACAPSGASTGSREALELRDGDKSRYLGKGVLKAVANINGPIRDLLLGKDPIDQKALDRAMIELDGTENKAKLGANAILAVSLAAAKAAAQDQDLPLYAHIANLNGTPGQYSMPVPMMNIINGGEHADNNVDIQEFMVQPVGAKTFSDGLRMGTEIFHHLKAVLKARGLNTAVGDEGGFAPNLASNEDALGAIAEAVEKAGYKLGTDVTLALDCAASEFYEDGKYNLSGEGKSFDAEGFADYLKGLTERFPIISIEDGLDESDWAGWKILTDKIGTKVQLVGDDLFVTNTKILKEGIEKGIGNSILIKFNQIGSLTETLEAIQMAKAAGYTAVISHRSGETEDSTIADLAVGTAAGQIKTGSLCRSDRVSKYNQLLRIEEQLGAKAVYRGRAEFRG from the coding sequence ATGGCAAAAATCGTCGACATCAAAGGTCGTGAAGTTCTCGACTCCCGTGGCAACCCCACCGTCGAAGCGGATGTGCTTCTCGACAACGGCATCATCGGTACTGCTTGCGCGCCGTCCGGTGCCTCAACCGGTTCGCGCGAAGCGCTCGAGCTGCGTGATGGAGACAAGAGCCGTTACCTGGGCAAGGGCGTGCTGAAAGCCGTTGCCAACATCAACGGCCCGATCCGCGACCTGCTGCTGGGCAAGGACCCGATCGACCAGAAAGCCCTGGACCGCGCCATGATCGAACTGGACGGTACCGAGAACAAGGCCAAACTGGGCGCCAACGCCATCCTCGCCGTGTCCCTGGCCGCTGCCAAGGCCGCCGCCCAGGACCAGGACCTGCCGCTGTACGCGCACATCGCCAACCTGAACGGCACTCCGGGCCAGTACTCCATGCCGGTGCCGATGATGAACATCATCAACGGCGGCGAGCATGCCGATAACAACGTCGATATCCAGGAGTTCATGGTGCAGCCAGTTGGCGCCAAGACCTTCTCCGACGGCCTGCGCATGGGCACCGAGATTTTCCACCACCTCAAGGCTGTGCTGAAGGCCCGTGGCCTGAACACTGCCGTGGGTGACGAAGGCGGCTTCGCCCCGAACCTGGCTTCCAACGAAGACGCCCTGGGCGCCATCGCCGAAGCGGTCGAGAAAGCCGGCTACAAGCTGGGCACCGACGTGACCCTGGCCCTGGACTGCGCGGCCAGCGAATTCTACGAAGACGGCAAGTACAACCTGTCGGGGGAAGGCAAGTCGTTCGATGCCGAAGGTTTCGCCGACTACCTGAAAGGCCTGACCGAGCGCTTCCCGATCATCTCCATCGAAGACGGCCTGGACGAGTCGGACTGGGCTGGCTGGAAGATCCTCACCGACAAGATCGGCACCAAGGTGCAGCTGGTCGGTGACGACCTGTTCGTGACCAACACCAAGATCCTCAAGGAAGGCATCGAGAAGGGTATCGGTAACTCGATCCTGATCAAGTTCAACCAGATCGGCTCGCTGACCGAAACTCTGGAAGCCATCCAGATGGCCAAGGCGGCTGGCTACACCGCAGTGATCTCGCACCGCTCCGGTGAAACTGAAGACTCGACCATCGCCGACCTGGCCGTTGGCACCGCCGCCGGTCAGATCAAGACCGGTTCGCTGTGCCGCTCCGACCGCGTCTCCAAGTACAACCAGCTGCTGCGTATCGAAGAGCAACTGGGCGCCAAGGCCGTTTATCGCGGCCGTGCGGAGTTTCGCGGCTGA